The Streptomyces sp. NBC_01142 genomic interval TCACCCGACAGAGGTGGCGTCATGACCGCTGACCCATGGATTCTGATGTACCACTCGATCGCCGACCCGACCGACGACCCGTACGGCATCACCGTGGCCCGCGACCGGCTCGACCTCCAACTGGGCTGGCTGCGCCGCCGCGGGCTCACCGGCGTCGACGTCGGCACGCTGCTGCGTGCGAAGCACCGAACCGGCCTCGTCGGGCTGACCTTCGACGACGGCTACACCGACTTCGTCCATGAGGCGCTGCCGGTGCTGCGCCGCCACGACTGCACGGCGACCGTGTTCGTCCTGCCGGGGCGACTCGGCGGCAGCAACGCATGGGACTCCGAAGGCCCGCGCAAACCGCTGCTGGCCGAGGACGACATCCGGGCCGTCTCCGCCGCCGGGATGGAGGTCGCCTCGCACGGCCTCTTCCACCAGGACCTCACCGGCGTCGACGAGGAGACCCTGCGGCGGGAGACCCGCGGCAGCCGGGAGCTCCTCGGCGAGATCACCGGGACGGTCCCGGGCGGCTTCTGCTACCCGTACGGCACAGTCGACCGGAGGGCGGTCGACGCCGTACGGAGCGCGGGGTACACATACGGCTGCGCCATCAGGCCGGGCGCGCTGGCAGGGGCGCACGCCCTGCCCCGTACACACATCAGCCATGCCGACCGGGGCCTGCGCCTGTGGGTGAAGCGGCTGCGCCACCGAGCGAACGTATGAGGGCGCTCCACATCATTACCGGCCTGGGCGTCGGCGGCGCCGAGCAGCAGCTGCGCCTGCTGCTGCGTCATCTGCCGGTCACCTGCGACGTGGTGACCCTGACCAATCCCGGCGCGGTCGCCGACGGGCTGGGCGAGGACGGGGTCGACGTCATGCATCTCGGGATGCGCGGCAACCGGGACCTGGCCGCGCTGCCGAAGCTGGCCCGGCTGATCCGGCGGGGGAAGTACGACCTCGTCCACACACATCTGTACCGCGCCTGCGTCTACGGGCGGATCGCGGCGCGGCTGGCGGGCGTCCGTGCCACCGTCGCCACCGAGCACTCGCTGGGGCAGGCGGAGATCGAGGGGCGGCCCCTCACCCGCGGGACCCGCGCGCTCTATCTGGCCACCGAACGGCTCGGCTCGGCCACCGTCGCCGTCTCCACCACGGTGGCCGCACGGCTGCGCGACTGGGGTGTTCCGGCCTCGCGCCTCCATGTCGTACCCAACGGCATCGACGCCCGGCGCTTCCGCTTCGACAACCGGGAGCGACTCGTCACGCGTGCGCAACTGGGGGTCCCCGCCGACGCCTTCGTGGTGGGCGGCGTGGGACGGCTGGTGCCCGGCAAGCGCTTCGACGTCCTGGTCCGGGCGGTCGCCGCGCTGCCCGGGGCCTGGCTGCTGCTCGCGGGCGACGGGCCCGAGCGGGACACGCTGCGCGCACTGGCCGTGCGGTGCGGGGCCGCGGACCGTATCCGTCTGCTGGGCGAGTGCGACGCGACACGCAGCGGTACGGACCGGCCGGGCATCCCCGCCCTGCTCTGGGCCATGGACTCCTTCGTCTCGACCTCCCGCGAAGAGGCCTTCGGCCTGGCCGTGGTCGAGGCGCTGGCCGCCGGGCTGCCCGTGCTGCACTGCACCTGCCCCGCCATCGACGATCTGCCGGCCGGCCAGTCGCCCCGCGCCCGGCGCATCGGCGACAGAGACGAGCCGGAGGAGCTGACGGCGACCCTGCGGCAGCAGATAGCGGCCGGAGCACAGCGGCACCCGCCGCCCCCGGCCGTCGGCCACTACGACATCGCGCGCAGCAGCGAACGCCTGATGGACGTCTACGCACGCGCCCTCGCCCCCACCCCACCGAGCAAGAGAGCACACTCATGACCGAGTCGCCCGAGCAGCAGCCGGCCCAGCCCGGACGGATCAGCGCACCTCTGGAGACGATCACCCCACGGTTCCGCTGGTGGACGCTGCCTGTATGTGTCCTTCTCGGCACGGCCTGCGGAGTCGCGTACGGCGTGCTCAAGACGCCTCAGTACGCGGCAACCAGCTATGTCGTCGCCGTACCCGCCAAGGACTCCGACCCGGGGGCGGCACTCGGCTTCGCCCAGGCGTACGGACGGATCGCCACCAGTGACTCGACGATCGCGTTCGCGCGCGTGGCGGCCGGAATGCCGGCGAAGACCCTGCGTACGCGGCTGCGGACCGAGACCTCGCCGGACTCGCCCATGATCGCGATCACCGGTACGTCGGCCCGGCCGAGTGAGGCCGCCACCATCGCCAACGCCGTCGCCGACGCCGTGTTCGTGAGCAGCAATCAGGTGGCCAAGAGCACCGGCGTCCAACTGGTCAGCTTCGCCCCGGCGATCCCGCCGGCCGAACCCGTCTCGCCGTCGCCGCCGATCAGCGCGGCGGTCGGCGGCAGCGCCGGCGGGCTGATCGGCGGGCTGATCCTGCTCGTACGTCCGCGGCACGCCCGACGGGCCGCGGGGGCTGCCGTGCCCGCGCCGTCGCAGTCCTCGGAACCCGCCGGTGAACGGGAGCTGGTCTGATGGCGGGAGAGCGGACGGCCATCTCCGTCAGGCTGTGCCGCGATCCCCACGCCTTCGCCGAACTCCGGCCGGAGTGGGACGAGCTGCAGCGCCGGTGCGCCACGGCCACTCCCTTCCAGAGCCACGCCTGGCTGCATTCCTGGTGGCTCTCGTACGGGGCACGCGGCCTGCTCCGCATCGTGCTCGTACGCCGCGACGGGCAGTTGATCGCGGCCGCGCCCCTGATGCTCGTGCACCGGCCGATGCCGCTGCTGGTGCAGATGGGCGGCGCCATCTCCGACTTCAGCGACATCCTCGTCGACGACGAGCACGCGCAGTGCGCGATCAAAGCACTGGAGCGGGGGCTGCACCGCGCCGCCCGCCTGGCTGTGATCGATCTGCGCGAGGTACGGCCGGGAGCGGCGGCCGAGCGGCTGTACGAGTCCTGGACCGGCGCGCGACGGCGGCTGGCGGACTCGGTGTGCCTGGAGCTGCCCGCAGCCCCGATCGACGAGCTCGTCAAGCGGCTGTCGACGAGCCGGGCCCAGCGCATACGGGCCAAGCTGCGCAAGATCGACGCGCTGAAGATCGAGGACTACACGGTCCCCGGGCACGAGGTGCCCGACGCCGTACGGCATCTGCTGCGGCTGCACGAACTCCAGTGGCGTGGCCGCGGGATCACCGCGGAGCACCTCAGGCCGCGCTTCTCGGAGCATCTGGTGCGGGCGACCCGGTGGATGGTGCGGGACGGGGACGCCGCGCTCACGGAGTTCCGGCTGGACGGCGAGGTGGTGGCGGCCAATGTGGCCCTGCAGTCCGGGCATCTGACGGGCGGCTATCTCTACGGCGCGCACCCGGAGCTGAGGGAGAGAAAGGTGGATGTCACGACGATGCTGCTGCGCCATGACGCGAACCTCGCCGCGAGCACGGGGCGGCGGGTGCTGAGCCTGCTGCGGGGCAACGAGCCGTACAAGAACCACTGGCGGCCCCAGTCGGTCGTCAACCAGCGGCTGCTGCTGGCCCCGGCCGCGCTCGAGCCCGCGCTGTGGCTGCGCGCGTCGCAGGCGGGCTGGCGCGGCCGCGCGGCGGGGGCCGTGAACACACGGTTCCCCGCCGCGCGGGAGTGGCGCGTCCGCCTGAACGACTGGCGGGCGGCCTTGCGCAACTAGATCGACCAGCTGACCGGCAAGGTGATCGTCACGTAGATCTTCCGGTCCGGCAACTGATTGATCAGGTCGCTCAGGTCCAGCGGGATGCACCAATGCTTGGAGTTCGTCTCCGTGGGAGGTGCGCTGGGGCTGGGCTTGGGCGTGGGCAGCTTGGCGGGTGTGGGTGTCGGCGTGGCCTGCGGAGTGGGCGGAGTGGGCGTTGGGGTCGGAGTTGGGGTCGGGGTCGAGGTCGGGGTCGGCTGGACCGGTGTGGGTGTCGGCACCGGCACCGGCACCGGCACCGGCGTCGGCGTCGGCGTCGGCTCGACAGGTGTGGGTGTCGGCACCGCCGGAGTGGGCGTCGCCGCCACGGGCATCGGCTGTGGCACCACAGGCGCCGGGCTCGGAGCCGGCACGGCCGGTGTAGGCGCCACCGGTGTAGGTACGGCCGGTGTTGATACGGCCGGTGTCGGCATCACCGGTGTAGGTACGGCTGGTGCAGGCGCCACTGGTGTCGGCACCGTCGGCGTGGCTGTGGGCGACACCGCCGGTGTGGGCATGGCTGGTGTCGGAACGGCCGGCGTGGGAACGGCCGGTGTGGGAACGGCCGGCGTGGGCGCCACTGGTGTCGGCACCGTCGGTGCGGGTGTCGGCGAGACGGTCGGTGCAGGCACCGCCGGCGTGGGCGACGGCTGCGGCACCGGCGTAGGTACGGCCGGTGTCGGCGGTGTCGGCACCAGCGGCGTGGGCGTCGGCGACACCGTCGGTGCAGGCGCCACCGGTGTAGGCGCCACCGGTGTAGGCACTACGGGTGTAGGCACCGCTGGTGTCGGCACCGCTGGTGTCGGCCCCGCCGGGGTGGGCGTCGGTGACACCGGCGTCGGATTTGCAAAGAGCTTCGCGCGAAAGACTTCCGACGACTTGGGGTTGTCATCACACTGCCAAACGCCATGCGGACAGTAGTCTGTGATGGTCTGATACAGCGGCTTGTGCCGTTCGATCCATTCGAGCATTCCGAGCACGTATTCGGGGTTGTCACCGTTCCGGAAGAGTCCCCACTCCGGATACGAGATCGCCTTGTTGTGAGCGGCCGCGAAGTCGACCTGTTGCTGCAGTCCGTACGGAGTGTTCACCTGCTCGTCGAACGTCCTGCCGGGAGGCTGGTCGTAGCTGTCCATCCCGATGATGTCCACGACCTGGTCGCCGGGATAGCACTCGGTCCAGGGAATCGCGTCCACTCCGCGGTTCGGGGCGAAGTCGAATCGGAATTTCTGGCCGGGGACGGAACGCATGGCCGTGACAATGCGATTCCAGTACGTCTTCCAGGATTCCGGGTCGGGGCCGCAGCGGTGCGAATATGTGCTGCCGTTCATCTCCCAGCCGAGGACGATCACCGTGTCCGGTACGCCCAGGTTGACCAGGCGCGTGGCCAGAGTCCGGAAGTGGTGGTCGAAGTAGCCCGCGGCTCCCGTCTGAAGCATCCGCCGGACCATCCGGTCCGACAGTCGGGCCTCGTTTCTTTCCAGCATCGGCACGTTGAGGACGAACATCCGGTCGTCCGCGCCGAGCCGCCACCGCGCCCAGTCGTCCAGGAAGTTGGACCCGCCCTCGATGTTGGACCAGAGATCGCCCGGCAGATACGTATGACCGACCCTCAATTTCGTACCGCCCAGCCAGCGGGACAGCTCCTCGATTCGCTGGACGCCGGCCGGACCGTAGCCGAGATACGCGCCCAAGGCGACGGACTCGGCACCCGGTGGACTCGGATTTCCGTGGCCGGGCTGTGTCGCGCCCGCAGCCTGTTCTCCGAATACTGCACCGGAGACGAGGAGTCCGGCGGTGACCGTCCCGATACAGGTGCCGGTGAGACGGCGCCGTTTGGGCATGGCTGCTCCTTTGAACTGTGGACAGGGCAGTCGACATTGCGACGTATACGACAGTAGCCAGAAAGTGCTATTAAAGAGTTGTCTGACAGACCGTCAGTAGGCCATTCGCGACGCGGGGCGCGTTTTACAGGACCATCCAGGTGAAAGATGAGACTCGCATGTCATCGTTCGATTCCGTGGTTCCCGCTCTTGTGCTTCGACTCGACCGGAACCCCTTTCACCACGGCACTCTGGGAGCCGTCCGGTCATTGGGGCGCGCGGGCGTCGAAGTGCACGCCGTGGTCGAGGCGGCGAACAGCCCGGTGGGCCGCTCCCGATATCTGCACCGGGCGCATCCGGGGCCGCGCGGGGCGATCACCGCGGAGTCGTTCGCCGAGATGCTGATCCGGATCTCGGAACGGATCGGCAGACGCGCGGTGCTGATCGCCATGGACGATCTCAGCGCCATCCACACCGCAGCGCAGGCACCCCTGCTCGCCCCCCGGTTCGTCTTCCCCGACCAGGGCTCCGACCTGCCGCGGCGACTCGCGGACAAGGCCGAACTGGCCGGCCTGTGCGCACAGGCCGGGATCGCGCACCCCGAGACCGTCATCCCGAGCAGCGCCGCCGAGGCCGGCGCGGCAGTGCGGCACCTGGGGCTGCCGCTGGTGGCGAAGTGGAGCCGTCCCTGGCTGCTCGGTGCCACCACCGGGCTGCGCAGTACGACCCTGGTGCGCTCCCCCCAGGACGCCTGCCGCCTCTTCGGGGAAAGCGAGCTCGCCTGCAGCCGGCTGCTGCTCCAGCGCTATCTGCCGGACGGGCCCGACACCGACTGGTTCTTCCACGGCTACTTCTCCGGCGACTCTCGCTGCCTGCTCGGCGGGTCCGGCCGCAAGGAACTGTCCTGGCCCACCCGCACCGGCCTCACCGCGCTGGGCCGCTGGCAGCCCAACGCACAGGTGGAGGAGGCCGCCCGGCGGCTGGTCTCCCATGTCGGCTACCGCGGAATCCTCGACCTCGACTTCCGGCGCGAGGAGGCCGGGGGCACCTATCAGCTCGTCGACGTCAACCCCCGGACGGGCGCGCAGTTCCGGTTGTTCACCGACCCGGGCGGCCTCGATGTCGTACGGACCCTCTACCTGGATCTCACCGGGCAGCGCGTACCGCGGCCGGTCAGCAGACCGGGCCGGGTCTTTGTCGCGGAGAACTACGCCCTGCTCTCCGCTCTCTTCTCCGTCGGCCGCACCAGGCCCCCGGCCACCGGCCACAAGGGGGGCGTCGAGACCGCTTGGTTCGCGGGCGACGACATGCTGCCCTTCCTCGCCATGGCCCGCGCCTGGCTCGGGCGCGGTCTTTCCAAGGGGGTGCACCGTATGCGGACGCTCCTGCGCACCGCCGCCCTCAGACCCGCGAAGTGACCCCCCGGCAGCGCGGCCCGGCGGTCCCGGACAGCGCTGCCACCCAGCCCGACCGGACGTCCCTGTCCTGACGCGAAGGAGCGAGAACCTCATGTACGACTTGGCAGTGATCGGCGCCGGCCCGTACGGGCTGTCGGTCGCGGCGCACGCCGCGGCGGCCGGAATGAGGCTCCGGATGTTCGGCAGGACGATGGAGTCCTGGCGCGACCACATGCCCGCCGGCATGTTCCTCAAGTCGGAGCCCTGGGCATCGAATCTCTCCGACCCGGCCGGCATTCATACGCTCAGTCGCTACGGCACGGTCCGCGGCTTCGAGGCGGTGCACGGAAACCCGCTCCCGATCGGGACCTTCAGCGACTACGGCATGTGGTTCGCCGAGCGCGCGGCTCCGCCCGTCGAGGAGCAGACCGTCACCCTGGTCGCGCCCGCCGTGGGCGGCTTTCGTGTCGAGACCGCGGAAGGGGAGCGCCTGGCAGCCCGGGCGGTCGTACTCGCGGTGGGCGTGTTGCCGTTCGTGCACATCCCCGAGCCGCTGGCGGAGCTGCCCGCCCTCTACTGCTCGCACAGCAGCGGCCACGGGGATCTCAGTGGCTTCCGTGGCAAGGAGGTCCTCGTCGTCGGCGCGGGCCAGGCGGCGCTGGAGACCGCGACGTTGCTCGCCGAGGAGGGGGCGCGGCCGTGCCTGTTGGCCCGTACCGACAGGCTCACCTGGAACGCCGTGGCCGCGCCGCTGCGGCGAGGGCTCCTGCCCGCGCTCCGCAATCCCCACAGCGGACTCGGCACGGGATGGGCCAACTGGGCGTACTCCGAAATCCCCTGGGCGGTACGGCAGTTGCCCCCGGGTGTCCGGGAACACATCGCGAGCACGGCGCTCGGTCCCGCGGGAGCCTGGTGGCTCAGGGAGCGCTACGAGCAGCGGGTCCCTGCCCTGCTCGGGCACAGCCTGCACAGCGCCGTCGTCAGCAGGGGCCGGGTCAGGGTCGGTCTGCGCGCGCCGGACGGCAGCACGACGGCCATCGACACGGATCATGTCGTCGCCGCGACAGGGTTCACCCCCGACCTGGACCGGCTGGGGCTGCTCGACGCCGAACTGCGGCGCGTCATCGAGACGGTGGGCAGCGGCCGCGCACCGGAGCTGAACGCCGGCTTCGAGTCCTCGTATCCGGGGCTGTTCTTCGCGGGACTGCTGGCCGCGCCCTCCTTCGGGCCGTCCATGCGCTTCGTCCACGGCGCCACTTTCACGGCGGGCCGCCTGGTCGCGGGCGTGCGCAAGCGGCTGCGGGGCAGGACTCCGGCCCGGCTGCCGCACCCCGCCCCGCCCGCGTCCACGGCCGGGAGTAACGCGGTCCGTCCGTGATCGTTGACCCCTGTGTCGCATGGGAGTGAACGTCTCCCCACGGTGCAGCCCGAGGCCCGACACCGGCCTTGGGCTGCACCGTCTTGCGAGGCGACGGCATGCGGTGAGTCCGACGCGGCGAGTCAGGATCAGGCCGGGTGCCGGTCGTGGAGCCAGCCCCTGCGCGGCGGCGGGGGACCGGGACGCACGTCGGCATCGCCCCCCGGTTGCGGCGGATAGCGGGAGAGGCGGGTCCACTCCGGGTCGAGTCTGCCCGGCAGGGTGCGGCCCGCGGCGGCCCACTCCCGCGCGAGCTGTTCGTAGATGGGGCTGGTGCCGGCGGGCGGACGTGCCGGACTCGGGGCTGAGAGCGTCTGGACGCGCTGCCATCGGGCAGACGTGTTGGTCCTTGCCATATGACCGCCAACGCGCGCCCGCGGGCGAAGTCACTGCCCAGGTAGGGCATTGGAGGGAAACGGTGGGATTCGGCCCCACGACACCATGCAAAGTGGCAGGCTTTCGCCGCTGCTGCCGTGAAGATACGGAAAACAGCTCGCGGAAGGGGACCGATGCGACAGGTGGCGTCCGCGTTGCTGCTGCCGGTGCTCCTCACGGGCGTCACGGCCTGTCAGAGCGGTGCGAGCAGCCCCGCCGAACAGACTTCGCGCACAGACGCCGACGAAACCGTGCCGGACGGGAAGGGCGGGGCAGGAAGCCGCAGCCGATCGGCGGTGGCACAGATCGGCGACACGACGGAGCTCGGCGGCGGGACCTTCGGTGAGCGCCTTCAGATCTCGGTGCGGGGCCTGGTGGATCCGGCGATCAGCAGACGGGCGACGATCGGGCCGCTCACCGGAAAGCGCTGGCTGGGTATCGACATCTCTCTGGCCAATGTGGGCGGCAAACCCTATGACACCCCCGTCCGGAATTCATGGGTCGTCGATGAGAAGGGCAGCCGCTATCCGGCCATCAGGACCGGGGAGATCACCACGGGCTCTCCGCTCGTCCTGAACAGGCTTCCGGTCGGCGAACAGGTGGAGGGCTGGCTGGTGTTCGAAGTACCGGAGAATGCACGGATCGTACAGCTCCACTGCACGGTGGGAACGACCGTGCGCACCTGGCAGATCTAAGGCTTGTCCCGTAAATGATCTTGGGTGGGGTGCGGGCGTGGCTGGTGGCCGGTCCGGCCGCCCGCCTATCCGGCGAGGTTGAGGTTGTGGAGGCGGGCGATTCCGAGCATGGCGTGGTGGACGCCATCGCCCTTGAGGCGGCAGTCGCGGAGGATCTTCCAGGTCTTCATGCGGGCAAAAACGTGCTCCACGCGGGCGCGAACCTGTTTGTGGGACTTGTTGTGGGCCTGCTTCCAGTCAGGCAGTTCTTCACCTTTGCGCCGACGGTGTGGCATGACGAGTCCGGTGCCCGGATAGCCGCCGTCGGCGATCGTCATGGCCTTGCCGACGGCGGCCTTCGCGCCGGACTCCTCCCACGCCCTGCAGTCGTTGCGGTTGCCGGGCAAGGGCCGGCCGACCACGACGACCAGGCGGGTATCGGCGTCGATGACGACCTGGTGGTTCGTGGAGTACCGGTAGTTCTTGGACTGCTCGGCGATGCTGTGGTCGCGGGTGGGCACCAGGGTGCCGTCCACGATGAGCACGGTGTCCTTGCGGAACCGTTTGCGGGGCTGGAGCGCCAGCGACGGGCCGAGGT includes:
- a CDS encoding polysaccharide deacetylase family protein, whose amino-acid sequence is MTADPWILMYHSIADPTDDPYGITVARDRLDLQLGWLRRRGLTGVDVGTLLRAKHRTGLVGLTFDDGYTDFVHEALPVLRRHDCTATVFVLPGRLGGSNAWDSEGPRKPLLAEDDIRAVSAAGMEVASHGLFHQDLTGVDEETLRRETRGSRELLGEITGTVPGGFCYPYGTVDRRAVDAVRSAGYTYGCAIRPGALAGAHALPRTHISHADRGLRLWVKRLRHRANV
- a CDS encoding glycosyltransferase; the encoded protein is MRALHIITGLGVGGAEQQLRLLLRHLPVTCDVVTLTNPGAVADGLGEDGVDVMHLGMRGNRDLAALPKLARLIRRGKYDLVHTHLYRACVYGRIAARLAGVRATVATEHSLGQAEIEGRPLTRGTRALYLATERLGSATVAVSTTVAARLRDWGVPASRLHVVPNGIDARRFRFDNRERLVTRAQLGVPADAFVVGGVGRLVPGKRFDVLVRAVAALPGAWLLLAGDGPERDTLRALAVRCGAADRIRLLGECDATRSGTDRPGIPALLWAMDSFVSTSREEAFGLAVVEALAAGLPVLHCTCPAIDDLPAGQSPRARRIGDRDEPEELTATLRQQIAAGAQRHPPPPAVGHYDIARSSERLMDVYARALAPTPPSKRAHS
- a CDS encoding YveK family protein, whose amino-acid sequence is MTESPEQQPAQPGRISAPLETITPRFRWWTLPVCVLLGTACGVAYGVLKTPQYAATSYVVAVPAKDSDPGAALGFAQAYGRIATSDSTIAFARVAAGMPAKTLRTRLRTETSPDSPMIAITGTSARPSEAATIANAVADAVFVSSNQVAKSTGVQLVSFAPAIPPAEPVSPSPPISAAVGGSAGGLIGGLILLVRPRHARRAAGAAVPAPSQSSEPAGERELV
- a CDS encoding GNAT family N-acetyltransferase encodes the protein MAGERTAISVRLCRDPHAFAELRPEWDELQRRCATATPFQSHAWLHSWWLSYGARGLLRIVLVRRDGQLIAAAPLMLVHRPMPLLVQMGGAISDFSDILVDDEHAQCAIKALERGLHRAARLAVIDLREVRPGAAAERLYESWTGARRRLADSVCLELPAAPIDELVKRLSTSRAQRIRAKLRKIDALKIEDYTVPGHEVPDAVRHLLRLHELQWRGRGITAEHLRPRFSEHLVRATRWMVRDGDAALTEFRLDGEVVAANVALQSGHLTGGYLYGAHPELRERKVDVTTMLLRHDANLAASTGRRVLSLLRGNEPYKNHWRPQSVVNQRLLLAPAALEPALWLRASQAGWRGRAAGAVNTRFPAAREWRVRLNDWRAALRN
- a CDS encoding glycosyl hydrolase encodes the protein MPKRRRLTGTCIGTVTAGLLVSGAVFGEQAAGATQPGHGNPSPPGAESVALGAYLGYGPAGVQRIEELSRWLGGTKLRVGHTYLPGDLWSNIEGGSNFLDDWARWRLGADDRMFVLNVPMLERNEARLSDRMVRRMLQTGAAGYFDHHFRTLATRLVNLGVPDTVIVLGWEMNGSTYSHRCGPDPESWKTYWNRIVTAMRSVPGQKFRFDFAPNRGVDAIPWTECYPGDQVVDIIGMDSYDQPPGRTFDEQVNTPYGLQQQVDFAAAHNKAISYPEWGLFRNGDNPEYVLGMLEWIERHKPLYQTITDYCPHGVWQCDDNPKSSEVFRAKLFANPTPVSPTPTPAGPTPAVPTPAVPTPVVPTPVAPTPVAPAPTVSPTPTPLVPTPPTPAVPTPVPQPSPTPAVPAPTVSPTPAPTVPTPVAPTPAVPTPAVPTPAVPTPAMPTPAVSPTATPTVPTPVAPAPAVPTPVMPTPAVSTPAVPTPVAPTPAVPAPSPAPVVPQPMPVAATPTPAVPTPTPVEPTPTPTPVPVPVPVPTPTPVQPTPTSTPTPTPTPTPTPPTPQATPTPTPAKLPTPKPSPSAPPTETNSKHWCIPLDLSDLINQLPDRKIYVTITLPVSWSI
- a CDS encoding ATP-grasp domain-containing protein yields the protein MSSFDSVVPALVLRLDRNPFHHGTLGAVRSLGRAGVEVHAVVEAANSPVGRSRYLHRAHPGPRGAITAESFAEMLIRISERIGRRAVLIAMDDLSAIHTAAQAPLLAPRFVFPDQGSDLPRRLADKAELAGLCAQAGIAHPETVIPSSAAEAGAAVRHLGLPLVAKWSRPWLLGATTGLRSTTLVRSPQDACRLFGESELACSRLLLQRYLPDGPDTDWFFHGYFSGDSRCLLGGSGRKELSWPTRTGLTALGRWQPNAQVEEAARRLVSHVGYRGILDLDFRREEAGGTYQLVDVNPRTGAQFRLFTDPGGLDVVRTLYLDLTGQRVPRPVSRPGRVFVAENYALLSALFSVGRTRPPATGHKGGVETAWFAGDDMLPFLAMARAWLGRGLSKGVHRMRTLLRTAALRPAK
- a CDS encoding NAD(P)-binding domain-containing protein, with translation MYDLAVIGAGPYGLSVAAHAAAAGMRLRMFGRTMESWRDHMPAGMFLKSEPWASNLSDPAGIHTLSRYGTVRGFEAVHGNPLPIGTFSDYGMWFAERAAPPVEEQTVTLVAPAVGGFRVETAEGERLAARAVVLAVGVLPFVHIPEPLAELPALYCSHSSGHGDLSGFRGKEVLVVGAGQAALETATLLAEEGARPCLLARTDRLTWNAVAAPLRRGLLPALRNPHSGLGTGWANWAYSEIPWAVRQLPPGVREHIASTALGPAGAWWLRERYEQRVPALLGHSLHSAVVSRGRVRVGLRAPDGSTTAIDTDHVVAATGFTPDLDRLGLLDAELRRVIETVGSGRAPELNAGFESSYPGLFFAGLLAAPSFGPSMRFVHGATFTAGRLVAGVRKRLRGRTPARLPHPAPPASTAGSNAVRP
- a CDS encoding DUF4352 domain-containing protein; protein product: MRQVASALLLPVLLTGVTACQSGASSPAEQTSRTDADETVPDGKGGAGSRSRSAVAQIGDTTELGGGTFGERLQISVRGLVDPAISRRATIGPLTGKRWLGIDISLANVGGKPYDTPVRNSWVVDEKGSRYPAIRTGEITTGSPLVLNRLPVGEQVEGWLVFEVPENARIVQLHCTVGTTVRTWQI
- a CDS encoding transposase encodes the protein MSGVITASEPSWIAPFTGLSPRSFGRLVTALRREGADPVRKGRPWGLPLEDRVLLVAAYWRTNLTMRQLAPLFGVSKSAADRIIDHLGPSLALQPRKRFRKDTVLIVDGTLVPTRDHSIAEQSKNYRYSTNHQVVIDADTRLVVVVGRPLPGNRNDCRAWEESGAKAAVGKAMTIADGGYPGTGLVMPHRRRKGEELPDWKQAHNKSHKQVRARVEHVFARMKTWKILRDCRLKGDGVHHAMLGIARLHNLNLAG